From Lentisphaera araneosa HTCC2155, the proteins below share one genomic window:
- a CDS encoding RNA polymerase sigma factor: MSENWNTRESIIQRIQLGTDDEAWEEFEACYRPFIYFLLKQVNVDFSDRDDVVQEILLNLHKNIRKYIKQNSRFRTWLGTVIRNTAKNHLIKQSRYDKNINKYHQSLGVFETHTNAEIDDLIENQWKQYLVDCAMERMRSIFAEKSIKCFEMTLNNQPVEEIAEYLGVKKETVYIIRNRIKARMLVEIRQLTEELEF, encoded by the coding sequence ATGAGTGAAAACTGGAACACTAGAGAGTCTATCATTCAAAGGATACAGCTAGGTACCGATGATGAGGCTTGGGAAGAATTTGAAGCTTGTTATCGTCCCTTTATATATTTCTTGCTCAAACAAGTGAATGTAGACTTTAGTGACAGGGATGATGTGGTACAAGAAATCCTCCTAAATTTACATAAGAATATACGTAAGTATATCAAGCAAAACTCACGCTTTAGAACCTGGCTCGGAACTGTGATTCGAAACACAGCCAAAAACCACCTCATTAAACAGAGCCGTTATGATAAAAATATTAACAAGTATCACCAGTCATTGGGAGTGTTTGAAACTCATACTAATGCAGAAATTGATGATCTTATAGAAAATCAATGGAAACAATATTTAGTGGATTGTGCCATGGAGCGAATGCGTAGTATTTTTGCTGAGAAGTCCATTAAATGCTTTGAAATGACATTGAATAACCAGCCGGTAGAAGAGATCGCTGAATACTTGGGTGTGAAAAAAGAGACAGTTTATATAATTCGTAACCGAATTAAAGCACGAATGTTAGTTGAAATACGTCAACTAACCGAAGAGTTAGAATTTTAA
- a CDS encoding glycoside hydrolase family protein produces the protein MHSFKLIFYFLITLLCGTTIAIENPLAGDSLEIKYFKLDANVQSDFYAQKTNPHVLVDPDYFIWGMAVIKWNDGKYHSYYSRWPKKRGFSAWMTHCEIAHAVADNPEGPFKYVNTVIEGKNLNGWDINNAHNPSICVVDGKIALYYISNDLRNIYKTTEKNVYPTDKWLKNNRSKVRNSQRIGVALSDSPSGPFIRSKEPVVTPHGNFKNIAVNPAVTYLDGKYVMVMKGDDVNKDGWFRIQLVGHSSKAQGPFVFQKTPVYSEAQTEDAGLWYDKKLKRFYMACHVMEKPDLRLFSSKDSYSWQPARQVLFSKKEFSLSNHKTWQPSRFERPFILTNNMGSPIAVYIAVFDKKRNISGNITILVNNE, from the coding sequence ATGCATAGCTTTAAGTTAATCTTTTATTTTTTAATCACTTTACTTTGTGGTACAACTATCGCTATCGAGAATCCTCTAGCAGGTGATTCATTAGAAATTAAATATTTCAAGTTAGATGCAAATGTACAAAGTGATTTTTATGCTCAAAAAACAAACCCCCATGTTTTAGTGGATCCTGATTATTTCATTTGGGGCATGGCTGTAATTAAATGGAATGATGGTAAATATCACAGTTATTACTCACGTTGGCCTAAAAAGCGTGGTTTTAGTGCTTGGATGACTCATTGTGAAATTGCGCATGCTGTTGCCGATAATCCCGAAGGGCCCTTTAAATATGTGAATACTGTTATAGAGGGGAAGAATTTAAACGGCTGGGATATTAATAACGCTCATAATCCAAGCATTTGTGTCGTTGATGGAAAAATAGCTCTTTATTATATTTCAAATGACTTACGAAATATATACAAAACCACTGAAAAAAATGTATACCCCACGGATAAATGGCTAAAGAATAATCGTAGCAAGGTACGGAATTCTCAACGCATTGGTGTAGCACTATCAGATTCTCCCTCAGGGCCCTTCATAAGATCAAAAGAACCCGTTGTCACACCTCATGGCAACTTTAAAAATATTGCCGTTAATCCCGCTGTCACCTACTTGGACGGAAAGTACGTTATGGTCATGAAAGGAGATGATGTAAATAAGGATGGCTGGTTTAGGATTCAGTTAGTCGGCCATTCAAGTAAGGCTCAAGGTCCATTTGTATTCCAAAAAACGCCTGTTTATAGCGAAGCTCAAACAGAAGATGCAGGACTATGGTACGATAAAAAACTAAAGCGTTTTTATATGGCTTGCCATGTTATGGAAAAACCTGATCTGAGACTCTTTTCGTCCAAAGATAGTTATTCTTGGCAACCTGCTAGGCAGGTTTTGTTTTCTAAAAAAGAATTCAGTTTAAGTAACCATAAAACTTGGCAACCAAGTCGCTTCGAACGACCTTTTATATTAACAAATAATATGGGAAGTCCTATTGCCGTTTACATAGCTGTTTTTGACAAAAAAAGAAATATAAGTGGCAATATAACCATATTAGTAAATAATGAGTAG
- a CDS encoding sulfatase: MLKIILILSIGILTSYGQENALKPNVIMILVDDLGWTDTTCYGSDLYQTPNVDELSRTGMRFTDAYSACTVCSPTRSSIMTGKNPANNNLTDWITGHVKPYAKLKSPNWKMHLTAEEITLAEAFKATGYKTVHIGKWHLGEESVSWPENQGFDENIAGFRAGSPSAHGGGGYFSPYNNPRLKDGPKGEYLTERLAQEASQYIQSTAKLKKPFFMNLWLYNVHTPLQARQEKIDKYTRLIQKGYQHTNPVYAAMVEHMDDAVGTVMQAVKDAGIEDNTIIIFNSDNGGLRGNYENNRQKVTSNYPLRSGKGDMYEGGVRVPMIIKWSRKIKAGQTSSSPVISHDIYPTLLDLCKIDVSKKQDIDGISLVPELLEGKTIQRDALYWHYPHYHLEGAKPYSAIRKGDWKLIFLYEESHAELYNLRNDISERNNLAMTEKRKLAELMGDLRTWKKKIGAQLPVFNPNYNFEKEQNWIFSKSSTQK, from the coding sequence ATGTTAAAAATAATCCTTATATTATCAATAGGAATCTTAACTAGTTACGGGCAGGAAAATGCTCTAAAACCTAATGTGATTATGATTTTAGTTGACGATCTAGGCTGGACCGATACAACTTGTTATGGTAGTGACCTATATCAAACACCAAATGTTGATGAACTTTCAAGAACAGGCATGCGATTTACTGATGCCTATTCCGCTTGCACAGTATGCTCACCTACGCGTTCAAGCATTATGACGGGAAAAAATCCTGCCAATAATAATCTTACCGATTGGATAACTGGACATGTAAAACCATACGCCAAACTAAAGTCACCAAATTGGAAAATGCATTTAACTGCCGAAGAAATAACTTTAGCAGAAGCTTTTAAAGCTACGGGTTATAAAACAGTACATATTGGCAAATGGCACTTAGGGGAAGAATCAGTCTCTTGGCCAGAAAACCAAGGTTTTGATGAAAATATAGCTGGATTCCGAGCCGGATCACCAAGTGCACACGGTGGAGGAGGTTATTTCAGTCCTTATAATAATCCTCGGCTCAAGGATGGTCCCAAAGGTGAGTATTTAACTGAGCGATTAGCACAAGAAGCGAGTCAATACATTCAGTCTACTGCCAAATTAAAGAAACCCTTTTTTATGAATCTTTGGCTATATAATGTTCATACCCCGCTCCAAGCACGCCAAGAGAAAATAGATAAGTACACAAGACTTATCCAGAAAGGATACCAGCATACGAATCCAGTTTACGCAGCAATGGTGGAACACATGGATGATGCAGTTGGTACTGTCATGCAAGCAGTTAAAGACGCCGGGATTGAAGATAACACAATTATAATCTTTAATAGTGATAATGGTGGGCTACGCGGAAATTATGAAAATAACCGCCAAAAAGTAACGTCAAATTATCCACTTCGTTCAGGCAAAGGTGATATGTATGAAGGTGGTGTTCGTGTGCCGATGATCATAAAATGGAGTCGAAAAATAAAAGCAGGACAAACATCAAGCAGTCCTGTTATATCTCATGATATATACCCTACTTTACTCGATCTTTGTAAGATAGATGTATCTAAAAAGCAAGACATCGACGGAATAAGTCTTGTACCTGAACTACTGGAGGGAAAGACAATCCAACGAGATGCGCTTTACTGGCATTACCCACACTATCACCTAGAAGGTGCTAAACCCTATAGTGCCATCCGTAAAGGGGACTGGAAACTTATATTTTTATACGAAGAAAGTCACGCTGAACTCTACAATTTAAGAAATGATATTAGTGAACGCAATAACCTCGCAATGACTGAAAAGCGTAAATTAGCAGAACTAATGGGCGATCTTAGAACGTGGAAAAAAAAGATAGGGGCTCAGTTACCTGTATTTAACCCAAACTACAATTTTGAAAAAGAACAAAACTGGATTTTTTCAAAAAGCTCTACCCAAAAATAA
- a CDS encoding family 16 glycosylhydrolase translates to MTCSQIKRFFLWFNVKTINPQLFVVFREYLNETPRNPTIMIKHSFMFISLLMAYFTVSSQSTDNIKPKIIPEIKSSNGWKFLEHVSDEFNSDDLDTTKWDFPQTWSTDWLWGDVSKGNVQLNNGLLKLKMEYLDTEEKKQNEMLGAYSWKTRYHSMPKMMFTTVSDEQYSGKKSLRISLQRQTQKASGEIKQRLYLKPGVYNLSFRVKNPSKWINNKVILQEAGGDKKSHVLISQKITYNPEWVEMIFSDLEVSADSKILELRFFGEGSGGDRVYLDDIKFNAVGSSVNLIKNPGFEELGERKTHYRSGGIVSKYEYPGTTYVEARIKGASLHMGVCPAFWGSAGTLKEHREIDYVEMQQVPNVKENEYVFFMAWSETFYKEKPLYFPPALDRVSVDVGVDVRDDFHVYGSLITEKMAYFYFDGKLVGTSDVVDGKAYHSHNYHMFLSLGLRPPYRKTKNNKYPKITGGGFPTEMHVDYVRVWEYQGLHYDGQKSPELTPRNDTLVKIKGH, encoded by the coding sequence ATGACTTGTTCTCAAATAAAAAGATTTTTTTTATGGTTCAATGTAAAGACTATAAATCCACAGTTGTTTGTAGTATTCAGAGAATATTTAAATGAAACCCCAAGGAATCCTACAATTATGATCAAGCACTCATTTATGTTTATAAGTTTATTAATGGCTTATTTTACTGTAAGCTCTCAGAGTACAGATAATATCAAACCAAAAATAATCCCCGAGATTAAATCTAGTAATGGATGGAAGTTTCTGGAACATGTTTCGGATGAATTTAATAGCGATGACTTAGATACGACAAAGTGGGATTTCCCTCAAACATGGTCGACAGATTGGCTATGGGGAGATGTTTCTAAAGGCAATGTCCAATTAAATAATGGTTTATTGAAATTAAAAATGGAGTACCTAGACACCGAAGAAAAAAAACAAAATGAAATGCTAGGAGCATATTCATGGAAAACAAGATATCATTCGATGCCAAAAATGATGTTTACGACTGTTTCAGATGAACAATATAGCGGTAAAAAGAGCCTTAGAATTTCTTTGCAAAGACAAACTCAGAAAGCCTCTGGAGAAATAAAGCAAAGACTTTATTTAAAGCCAGGTGTTTATAATTTGTCGTTTAGGGTTAAAAATCCAAGTAAATGGATAAACAATAAAGTGATTCTCCAAGAGGCCGGTGGGGATAAAAAGTCACATGTTCTTATATCACAAAAAATTACTTATAACCCTGAATGGGTTGAGATGATTTTTAGTGATCTTGAAGTAAGTGCAGATTCTAAAATTCTTGAACTTCGATTCTTTGGAGAAGGAAGTGGCGGAGATCGAGTATATTTAGATGATATTAAATTTAACGCAGTGGGTAGCTCAGTAAATTTAATTAAAAACCCGGGATTTGAAGAACTCGGGGAGCGAAAAACTCATTATCGCTCAGGCGGCATAGTCTCCAAGTATGAATATCCCGGAACCACCTATGTAGAAGCGAGAATTAAAGGTGCCAGTTTACATATGGGTGTATGCCCTGCTTTTTGGGGAAGTGCAGGCACTTTAAAAGAACATAGAGAAATTGATTATGTTGAAATGCAACAAGTACCAAACGTCAAAGAAAATGAGTATGTTTTCTTTATGGCTTGGTCTGAGACTTTTTACAAAGAAAAACCGCTGTATTTCCCTCCTGCTTTAGATCGCGTTTCTGTTGATGTTGGAGTCGATGTGCGAGATGACTTTCATGTATACGGCTCACTCATTACAGAAAAAATGGCCTATTTCTATTTCGATGGAAAACTCGTCGGGACTTCAGATGTAGTCGATGGTAAGGCTTATCATTCACATAACTATCATATGTTTCTTTCCTTGGGACTACGTCCTCCCTATAGAAAAACAAAAAACAATAAATACCCAAAAATAACTGGAGGAGGCTTCCCTACAGAAATGCATGTTGATTATGTACGTGTTTGGGAATACCAAGGACTCCATTATGATGGACAAAAATCTCCAGAATTGACTCCTAGAAACGATACTTTAGTTAAAATAAAAGGACATTAA
- a CDS encoding sulfatase family protein produces the protein MKHLFTIIYIAIVTLSLAADKPNIVFILADDMGIGDTNCYGDEKCRINTPNIDALAAEGVRFTDFHVNSSICGPTRRALMTGRYPWRFGATVNNGPWGFCGPRPNTEKYTLGKVLKKAGYNTGYIGKWHLGTTMVTKDGKKQGLTNVDYTKPLVYGPMQFGFDYSFILPGSLDMYPYAFIKDNDWQGDVSALKGWSAFNRVGAAEISFESNKVVETFYRESELFIKKQNSDTPFFLFLALTSPHTPVCPGEEWNGKSELGPYGDFVMEVDHSIARVKQALKEKGLYENTLIIFSSDHGPAPYAGNILKATPNQISLLEQQGHYPAGIYRGYKFSIYEGGLRVPFIASWPGKTPKGQICNQLIGFNDLFATFAELTNIKLQEDEAPDSISFARLLTKPSSNGDRKDLIMQSVTSFAIRDGEWKLCLCPGSGIPANSENGKGNDPAPNAAWKKALEEFKGKPHQTDLLKAPFVQLFNLAKDPEEKNNLASKNPRQVEKMINLFKKQIADGRSTPGPKLKNDKKIEMIPLKDRRLPEFVRNLFTH, from the coding sequence ATGAAACATTTATTCACTATAATCTATATCGCCATTGTCACACTTTCTCTTGCTGCTGACAAACCCAATATTGTTTTTATTTTAGCCGATGATATGGGGATCGGAGATACGAATTGTTACGGCGACGAAAAGTGTCGTATAAATACTCCCAATATTGATGCCTTAGCTGCTGAAGGTGTACGCTTCACTGACTTTCATGTAAATTCCTCTATTTGTGGCCCTACTCGAAGAGCTTTAATGACAGGTCGTTACCCCTGGAGGTTCGGAGCAACTGTCAATAATGGTCCGTGGGGATTTTGTGGTCCAAGGCCCAATACAGAAAAATATACACTGGGAAAAGTACTTAAGAAAGCTGGCTATAATACCGGTTATATTGGTAAGTGGCACCTTGGTACAACAATGGTCACTAAAGATGGGAAGAAACAAGGTTTAACTAATGTGGATTATACAAAGCCCCTTGTATATGGACCGATGCAATTTGGCTTTGACTATAGTTTCATACTTCCCGGTTCACTTGATATGTATCCATATGCTTTTATAAAAGACAATGACTGGCAAGGAGACGTAAGTGCGTTAAAAGGCTGGAGTGCTTTCAACCGCGTCGGTGCCGCTGAAATAAGTTTTGAAAGCAACAAGGTTGTAGAGACATTTTATAGAGAGTCAGAATTATTTATAAAAAAACAAAATAGTGACACTCCATTCTTTTTGTTTCTTGCTCTGACGTCTCCACATACGCCTGTCTGTCCAGGTGAGGAATGGAATGGCAAAAGTGAGTTGGGCCCTTATGGAGACTTTGTCATGGAAGTCGACCACTCAATTGCTCGTGTAAAACAAGCCCTAAAAGAAAAAGGACTTTATGAAAACACTTTAATAATTTTCTCCTCTGATCATGGTCCTGCGCCCTATGCTGGAAACATTCTAAAGGCTACTCCGAATCAGATTTCTTTATTGGAGCAACAAGGCCACTATCCCGCGGGTATTTATCGCGGATATAAATTCTCAATATATGAAGGTGGCTTGCGTGTTCCATTCATTGCAAGTTGGCCAGGCAAAACTCCCAAGGGACAAATTTGTAATCAACTGATAGGGTTTAATGATCTATTCGCAACTTTTGCTGAATTAACAAATATAAAGCTTCAAGAAGATGAGGCTCCAGACTCCATCAGTTTTGCAAGGCTCCTTACTAAACCAAGTAGTAATGGTGATAGAAAGGATCTTATTATGCAATCTGTTACATCATTTGCGATAAGGGATGGGGAATGGAAACTCTGTCTATGTCCCGGCAGTGGAATTCCTGCAAATAGTGAAAACGGCAAAGGCAACGACCCTGCCCCAAATGCAGCTTGGAAGAAAGCTCTTGAAGAATTTAAAGGAAAACCACACCAAACAGACCTACTAAAAGCTCCTTTTGTTCAACTCTTTAATCTAGCAAAAGATCCAGAAGAAAAGAATAACTTAGCGTCTAAAAATCCTCGCCAAGTGGAGAAAATGATAAATCTATTTAAAAAACAAATAGCTGATGGCCGTAGTACTCCCGGGCCAAAATTAAAAAACGATAAAAAGATTGAGATGATTCCATTAAAAGATAGACGACTTCCAGAATTCGTTCGTAACCTTTTCACCCATTAA
- a CDS encoding sulfatase-like hydrolase/transferase, protein MRRILLIFIFCTSLLADKKPNILFILADDLGYGDLSCYNDEAKVKTANLDQLANEGMRFTDAHSPSTVCTPSRYSIMTGRMAFRLNFKGVFTGVSGPCLITKDRLTLPQMLRNNGYETAMFGKWHIGMSFLDKNGDVIEVSEPPRKTPKLKKQEIALEAIKRVDYSKPIPDGPLNQGFDHFFGTVCCPTSDWLYAYIDGDRIPVPPTKIVDKALLPKHFWSFDCRAGLLAPNFKHENVDMVFLEKSLSFLDSHHKKQSAKPFFLFHSLQAVHLPSFPAKEFQGKTQAGPHGDFIYQFDYIVGKLVEKLKTLGMAENTLVIISSDNGPEVGTTINMRERYKHNGARPWRGVKRDNWEGGHRVPMIAWWPGKIRSSSVSQQTVCLTDIMATCASIVNTSLPNNAAEDSFNILPILLGQTTKAIREFTLHQTISLDLSIRHGDWKYLDHSGSGGNNYSGGRIKKALGLTNSKINAPAQLYNLKADPKEVNNLYYQHPEIAQQLKAKLEEFKTSGRSAPKRN, encoded by the coding sequence ATGCGGCGAATTTTATTAATATTCATTTTTTGCACTTCACTTTTAGCTGACAAAAAACCTAATATTCTTTTTATATTAGCGGATGATTTGGGATATGGTGATTTATCCTGCTACAATGATGAAGCTAAAGTGAAGACGGCGAATTTAGACCAATTGGCTAATGAAGGCATGCGCTTCACCGATGCACATAGTCCATCTACAGTATGTACACCTTCCCGTTACAGCATAATGACCGGACGTATGGCTTTTCGCTTAAATTTCAAAGGTGTCTTTACCGGTGTAAGTGGCCCATGCCTTATAACAAAGGATCGCTTAACTCTTCCTCAAATGCTAAGAAACAATGGCTATGAAACCGCAATGTTCGGGAAATGGCATATAGGCATGTCTTTCCTCGATAAAAACGGGGATGTAATTGAAGTTAGTGAGCCACCTCGAAAAACACCTAAATTAAAGAAACAGGAAATAGCACTCGAAGCAATTAAGCGTGTCGATTACTCAAAGCCCATTCCTGACGGTCCCCTTAATCAAGGATTTGATCATTTCTTTGGTACGGTTTGCTGTCCTACTTCAGACTGGCTATATGCCTATATAGATGGAGACCGCATACCGGTACCTCCTACAAAAATAGTAGATAAAGCATTACTTCCGAAGCATTTTTGGTCTTTTGATTGTAGAGCCGGTTTACTTGCACCAAATTTTAAACATGAAAATGTTGATATGGTTTTTTTAGAAAAGAGCTTGAGCTTCCTGGATTCTCACCATAAAAAACAATCCGCTAAGCCATTCTTCTTATTCCATTCTTTGCAAGCTGTACACCTTCCATCTTTTCCTGCCAAAGAGTTTCAAGGAAAAACACAAGCTGGCCCTCATGGTGATTTCATATACCAGTTTGATTATATTGTAGGCAAGTTAGTAGAGAAACTTAAAACTCTTGGAATGGCAGAAAATACTTTAGTTATCATCAGCAGCGACAATGGCCCGGAAGTTGGTACAACCATCAATATGAGAGAGCGCTATAAACACAATGGCGCGAGACCATGGAGAGGAGTCAAAAGAGATAATTGGGAAGGTGGACATAGGGTACCAATGATAGCTTGGTGGCCAGGCAAAATACGTTCAAGCTCAGTCAGCCAACAAACGGTCTGCCTGACGGATATCATGGCAACGTGTGCATCAATAGTAAACACAAGTCTACCGAATAATGCAGCAGAAGACAGTTTTAATATTTTGCCAATATTATTAGGCCAAACCACTAAGGCGATACGTGAATTCACCTTACACCAAACAATCAGCCTTGATCTTTCAATTCGCCATGGAGACTGGAAATATCTGGACCACTCAGGATCAGGAGGAAATAACTACAGTGGTGGAAGAATTAAAAAAGCACTAGGCCTTACTAATTCTAAAATCAACGCACCTGCACAACTGTACAATCTTAAAGCCGACCCGAAAGAAGTGAATAATTTATATTATCAGCATCCCGAAATAGCACAGCAGCTTAAAGCTAAACTGGAAGAATTCAAAACCTCTGGCCGCAGTGCGCCAAAACGCAATTAA
- a CDS encoding ThuA domain-containing protein, with protein MNQISLKKTIVLLIILLTTLPVMGQKINVLIWDEQQPTQKPTYENFLGNEIAARLKTNKNNLEIRSVKLDDPEQGLTPENLNWAKVLIWWGHARQGEISSETVKRKLMKRIRTGKLHLIALHSAHWATPFMECMNERTMQDARRLFPQPKGGRTVEFEFVPMPFKGAPMKGSAITPSFLALKRGKDLAKVVTTLPNCCFPSYRPDGKPSTMTVTLPEHPIAKGLPKTFKLSSTEMYNEPFHVPRPDEVIFKEEFSQGEWFRSGMTWKVGKGKVFYFRPGHETYPVFKDPNVIKIIENACHWLGSQKSKY; from the coding sequence ATGAACCAAATAAGTTTAAAAAAAACTATTGTGCTTCTTATAATATTGTTGACAACCCTACCAGTAATGGGCCAAAAAATAAATGTTCTAATATGGGATGAACAGCAACCGACTCAAAAGCCAACTTACGAAAATTTCCTTGGAAATGAAATCGCCGCAAGATTAAAAACTAACAAAAATAATTTAGAGATTCGTTCCGTAAAACTGGATGATCCGGAACAAGGACTTACACCCGAGAATTTAAACTGGGCTAAGGTCTTAATCTGGTGGGGGCATGCCAGACAGGGCGAAATCAGTTCTGAAACCGTCAAGAGAAAGTTAATGAAGCGAATCCGTACAGGAAAGCTTCATCTCATTGCCCTTCATTCTGCACATTGGGCGACTCCATTTATGGAGTGCATGAATGAACGGACAATGCAGGATGCAAGACGTTTGTTTCCTCAGCCAAAAGGAGGAAGAACTGTTGAGTTTGAGTTTGTTCCTATGCCCTTTAAAGGTGCACCTATGAAGGGTTCAGCGATAACGCCATCTTTTCTAGCGTTGAAACGCGGGAAAGATCTTGCCAAAGTAGTAACTACATTGCCGAATTGCTGTTTCCCGTCGTATAGGCCAGATGGTAAGCCCAGCACAATGACAGTCACTTTACCTGAGCACCCTATCGCTAAAGGCTTACCTAAAACCTTTAAACTCAGTTCTACAGAAATGTACAATGAACCTTTTCATGTACCCCGCCCAGATGAAGTTATCTTTAAAGAAGAGTTTTCACAAGGAGAGTGGTTTAGATCTGGGATGACATGGAAAGTCGGAAAAGGAAAGGTGTTTTACTTCAGGCCTGGCCATGAGACATATCCTGTTTTTAAAGACCCAAATGTTATTAAAATTATAGAAAACGCCTGCCATTGGCTAGGTTCTCAAAAAAGTAAATACTAA